One stretch of Centroberyx gerrardi isolate f3 chromosome 13, fCenGer3.hap1.cur.20231027, whole genome shotgun sequence DNA includes these proteins:
- the bcl6ab gene encoding BCL6A transcription repressor b: MHRVSRKLLQDCDSMATTADGCIQFTRHAGDVLLNFNRLRSRDILTDVTIQVDGQRFRAHKTILVACSGFFYSIFMDPENANLSAISLDPKVDAKGLSILLDFMYTSRLNLKDSLVLATMNAALYLQMEHVVDTCHRFIKSRHQSLNMQIEEVQNNSVHLSEDISAVRPVDEKETNFRPNHTSTSSPLQECRAYLPSVFSGINTSGSYHVYGHLHIPVGKLDDAHKVGALPRGGALSQKLCTQVPGTNLARTESTAIIHHPVPSHPNFPTTIIRPLPSSACQTGAHGSLQGPGSPMEEETVQHPQTSCLGSSPGFGKGVICSPQSPLRSDCQPNSPTESSSSRNASLSLKQPSGCSEEAKARNWKKYKFIVMNQTSDESDKEAQGGSAEAGAPSPTSSPCKADGSGGHSEPDEHREEMPMSQIAHHTSSSHLRCSSCGCDSPQCLEMSSLSPGSYSGEETTKLHSEYSTSSCENNTYFCNGCDSKFTEEDSLKDHMLQVHSDKPYKCDCCQAAFRYKGNLASHKTVHTGAKPYHCNICGAQFNRPANLKTHTRIHSGEKPYKCETCGSRFVQVAHLRAHVLIHTGEKPYPCEICGTHFRHLQTLKSHMRIHTGEKPYHCEKCDLHFRHKSQLRLHLRQKHGAVTNTKAQYRRTATNLIVGLAKSC, encoded by the exons ATGCACAGAGTTTCGAGGAAACTTTTACaag ATTGTGACAGCATGGCCACAACTGCAGATGGCTGCATACAGTTCACACGCCACGCAGGCGACGTCCTGCTCAACTTCAACCGCCTCCGCAGCAGGGACATCCTGACCGATGTCACCATCCAGGTGGACGGACAGCGTTTCCGCGCTCACAAGACAATCCTGGTGGCCTGCAG TGGCTTCTTTTACTCCATTTTCATGGACCCTGAGAATGCAAACCTTAGTGCCATCAGCTTGGACCCCAAAGTGGACGCCAAGGGTTTGTCCATCCTGCTGGACTTCATGTACACCTCCCGTCTGAACCTTAAGGATAGTCTGGTCCTGGCCACCATGAACGCAGCCCTCTACCTCCAGATGGAACATGTGGTCGACACCTGCCACAGGTTCATCAAGTCCAG GCATCAGTCTCTGAATATGCAGATTGAAGAGGTACAGAACAACTCGGTGCATCTGTCTGAGGACATTTCTGCTGTGAGGCCCGTTGATGAAAAAGAGACAAACTTTAGACCTAACCACACGTCGACCTCATCCCCTCTCCAGGAGTGCAGGGCTTATCTCCCCAGTGTTTTCAGCGGCATCAACACCTCAGGCTCCTATCACGTCTACGGACACCTCCACATCCCTGTTGGGAAGCTGGATGACGCCCATAAGGTCGGCGCCCTTCCCCGAGGAGGTGCTTTATCTCAGAAACTCTGCACTCAGGTACCCGGCACCAACCTGGCTCGCACCGAGTCCACCGCCATCATCCACCACCCCGTGCCATCCCACCCCAACTTCCCCACCACGATCATCCGACCTCTGCCTAGCTCCGCCTGCCAAACAGGGGCCCACGGGAGCCTTCAAGGGCCTGGCTCCCCCATGGAGGAGGAGACCGTTCAGCACCCGCAAACCAGCTGCCTGGGTTCGTCCCCAGGCTTCGGTAAAGGCGTCATCTGTAGCCCCCAGAGCCCGCTCAGGTCTGACTGCCAGCCCAACTCCCCCACcgagtccagcagcagcagaaacgCCAGCCTGAGCCTCAAACAGCCCTCTGGCTGCTCCGAGGAAGCCAAGGCCCGCAACTGGAAGAAGTACAAGTTCATTGTTATGAACCAGACTTCTGATGAGAGTGACAAGGAGGCTCAGGGAGGCAGTGCCGAAGCTGGAGCCCCGTCCCCTACATCAAGCCCCTGCAAGGCCGACGGGTCAGGTGGACACAGTGAGCCGGACGAGCATAGAGAAGAAATGCCCATGTCTCAGATCGCTCACCACACCAGCAGCAG CCACCTCAGATGCTCCTCCTGTGGCTGTGACAGCCCTCAGTGCCTGGAGATGAGTTCCCTCTCTCCTGGTTCATACAGCGGAGAGGAGACTACCAAACTACACTCAGAGTACTCCACCTCCAGCTGTG AAAACAACACCTACTTCTGCAATGGGTGCGACTCCAAATTCACAGAGGAAGATTCCCTGAAAGACCATATGCTCCAGGTCCACAGCGACAAGCCATACAAGTGTGACTGCTGCCAGGCCGCCTTCCGCTACAAAGGCAACCTGGCCAGCCACAAGACAGTTCACACCG GAGCGAAGCCGTACCACTGCAACATTTGCGGTGCTCAGTTCAACCGACCAGCCAACCTTAAGACCCACACCCGCATCCACTCAGGAGAGAAGCCGTACAAGTGTGAGACCTGCGGTTCCCgatttgtccag GTGGCCCATCTTCGTGCCCATGTGCTAATTCACACCGGGGAAAAGCCATACCCCTGTGAGATCTGTGGAACACACTTCCGCCATCTTCAGACACTCAAGAGCCACATGCGTATTCATACCGGAGAGAAGCCGTATCAT tgTGAAAAATGTGACCTCCACTTCAGACACAAGAGTCAGCTGAGGCTTCACCTGCGACAGAAGCACGGCGCCGTCACCAACACCAAGGCTCAGTATCGCAGGACTGCCACCAACCTGATCGTTGGCCTGGCCAAGTCCTGCTGA